In a genomic window of Sutcliffiella sp. FSL R7-0096:
- a CDS encoding glycosyltransferase family 2 protein yields the protein METFIYLLSAALSISFLWIVINGLFYPNYQKPSRLSPPPLVSILIPMRDEERNVQPLIENLIQLTFPNLEIVLLDDHSSDETYSKALALTKKDSRFSLIQGAPLKKGWAGKVHACYQLSHAANGDYLLFLDADARLKQNTIESMLPFFKDEKVGLVTGFPRFPVTTWLSRLLVPMQHFVIWLHLPLALANYSSFKPASAAHGAFMFFERSAYDFVEGHFSVKSSIVEDVHLARVMKEHGFKVKLINATPYVTCHMYVTNSEVWNGFLKNIYIGIGKSPIMVAFLTIYYSLLYVSPLFLAFMTPFYGIWFIVPLLLVWAHKLYIDLQTGQVSYLFLFMPLSALAFLVIMHASMWKSLKNQHYIWKGRFYK from the coding sequence ATGGAAACATTTATCTATCTGCTTTCTGCTGCCCTATCCATTTCCTTCCTTTGGATTGTCATTAACGGCCTATTCTACCCAAACTACCAAAAGCCATCAAGACTTTCGCCCCCTCCCCTTGTTTCCATTCTCATTCCCATGCGTGACGAAGAGCGCAACGTCCAGCCTCTAATTGAAAATCTAATACAGCTTACATTTCCTAATCTAGAGATCGTTTTGCTGGATGACCATTCCTCTGACGAAACTTACTCCAAGGCGCTGGCATTAACAAAAAAGGATAGCCGTTTCTCCCTTATTCAGGGTGCCCCTCTGAAAAAAGGGTGGGCGGGAAAAGTACACGCATGCTATCAACTATCCCATGCTGCAAACGGAGACTACTTACTTTTCCTTGATGCGGATGCACGTTTAAAGCAGAACACCATTGAAAGTATGCTACCTTTTTTTAAAGATGAAAAGGTGGGTCTTGTTACTGGGTTTCCCCGATTTCCGGTAACAACGTGGTTAAGCAGACTGTTAGTCCCGATGCAGCATTTTGTCATCTGGCTTCACCTTCCATTAGCCTTGGCTAATTACAGTTCCTTCAAGCCCGCAAGTGCCGCCCATGGAGCGTTCATGTTTTTTGAACGGAGCGCCTATGATTTTGTAGAGGGACACTTTTCCGTAAAATCCAGTATCGTGGAGGATGTTCATTTGGCAAGAGTCATGAAGGAGCACGGTTTTAAAGTGAAATTGATTAACGCGACCCCCTATGTTACCTGTCACATGTACGTAACCAATTCTGAGGTTTGGAATGGCTTCTTGAAAAACATTTACATCGGAATAGGAAAATCCCCTATCATGGTAGCATTTTTAACCATCTATTACAGTTTGTTGTATGTTTCGCCTCTCTTTTTGGCCTTCATGACGCCGTTCTACGGGATATGGTTTATCGTGCCCCTTTTACTCGTTTGGGCGCACAAGCTTTATATTGACTTGCAAACGGGTCAAGTTTCTTATCTATTTTTGTTTATGCCCCTAAGCGCTCTTGCTTTCCTTGTCATCATGCACGCTTCCATGTGGAAGTCTTTAAAGAATCAACATTATATCTGGAAGGGGCGTTTCTATAAATGA
- a CDS encoding lysophospholipid acyltransferase family protein, whose translation MIPAKKSKRFDFFFHQFNKHFLRFHFRGIKIAAEPSVSIPPSPALYIVNHSTWWDALVVFHLNQLVIKQESYVMMHERGIKKFPFFRKIGGFSVNRDNPKDIVRSMNYAKDRLKDGNTLWLFPQGDERHLEIRPLAFLPGAVHIVKNTDIPIVPVCLYYTFTGERKPEVFIKLDDPIFYSQLEGSSTKEKNFYLEDHYTSLLDRVKQDVIDQNTTSYRTFL comes from the coding sequence ATGATTCCAGCAAAAAAAAGCAAACGGTTTGACTTCTTTTTTCATCAATTCAACAAGCACTTCCTCCGATTTCATTTCAGGGGGATAAAGATTGCAGCGGAACCAAGCGTTTCCATTCCACCCTCCCCGGCCCTGTACATAGTAAACCATAGTACATGGTGGGATGCGTTGGTCGTTTTTCATTTGAACCAACTTGTGATCAAACAAGAAAGCTATGTCATGATGCATGAGAGAGGCATCAAGAAATTCCCTTTTTTCCGTAAAATAGGGGGATTCTCGGTGAATAGGGATAATCCTAAGGATATTGTCCGCTCCATGAACTATGCAAAGGATAGATTGAAAGACGGAAACACTTTATGGCTATTTCCTCAGGGCGATGAACGCCACCTTGAAATCCGCCCGCTTGCATTCCTGCCTGGCGCTGTACACATCGTGAAGAACACCGATATTCCGATTGTTCCCGTTTGCCTGTATTATACGTTCACAGGGGAGAGAAAACCTGAAGTTTTTATTAAGCTTGATGATCCTATTTTTTATTCACAGCTTGAAGGGTCTTCAACCAAAGAGAAGAATTTTTATCTAGAAGACCATTACACCAGTCTTCTTGATAGGGTAAAGCAGGACGTAATAGACCAGAATACCACTAGTTACAGAACTTTCTTATAA
- a CDS encoding carotenoid biosynthesis protein, with translation MTTSTWEKTFFKFFIIWYICGVVLLTFDLLPPWLEWANVVFLVTAGTLGAIYFIKNYRSIGAVFTLTVFTVSMAAEHFGVKYGFLFGEYYYNSYFGPKLFGVPITIGFAWVLVISTSHVMALRAIPHAPLLAKAILAAFATVVLDLIIDPVAFLAKEYWIWEGSSIYYDIPLFNFYSWFGLSLIFHLFILYFSKEVTSKENVYWEKNMFLLYGLMIVMFCMIAVTAKLYLALVVTIIPTLLLYGATLNPKELTHDSSKKKQTV, from the coding sequence TTGACTACTAGCACATGGGAAAAAACATTTTTTAAATTTTTCATCATTTGGTACATATGCGGTGTCGTCCTGCTAACCTTTGACCTTCTACCCCCATGGCTGGAATGGGCAAATGTCGTATTCCTTGTTACTGCAGGAACACTTGGGGCGATCTATTTTATAAAGAACTATCGTAGCATCGGTGCAGTTTTTACACTGACTGTATTCACCGTTTCCATGGCTGCGGAACATTTCGGAGTGAAGTATGGGTTCCTTTTTGGTGAATATTACTATAATTCCTATTTTGGACCAAAGCTTTTTGGTGTACCCATCACGATTGGTTTTGCCTGGGTATTGGTCATTTCGACGTCTCATGTGATGGCGCTAAGAGCCATTCCTCATGCTCCCCTTCTTGCTAAAGCAATACTTGCAGCGTTTGCGACAGTTGTGTTGGACTTAATTATCGATCCCGTAGCTTTTCTTGCAAAAGAGTATTGGATATGGGAAGGTTCCAGCATCTACTATGATATTCCCTTGTTCAACTTCTACAGTTGGTTTGGATTGTCGTTAATATTTCACCTGTTCATATTATATTTTTCAAAAGAAGTTACTTCAAAGGAAAATGTCTATTGGGAAAAGAATATGTTTCTATTATACGGCCTGATGATTGTGATGTTTTGTATGATAGCTGTAACAGCCAAGCTTTATTTGGCTTTGGTCGTGACGATTATCCCTACCCTTTTATTATACGGGGCTACTCTCAATCCAAAGGAGCTCACGCATGATTCCAGCAAAAAAAAGCAAACGGTTTGA
- a CDS encoding ammonium transporter, which yields MKKKIGLLVTGGLLVSSTAHAQAPTVEGLSVSLDMVWIMVAALLVFFMHAGFAMVESGFTRSKNALNILMKNFLTISIAAILYLALGYALMFGSSIAGFTGLDGFFLRGHEDQIGFFVFQAMFAATCATIISGAVAERMKLSSYILLTVAMTAVIYPIVGHWIWGGGWLAELGFTDFAGSTVVHLTGALGAIVAVKFLGARLGKYTNGKVNVISGHNIPLGALGVFILWFGWFGFNGGSTLAADPSLIPHVITTTLLSASAGVLASAFYTNLRYKRIDASLTLNGALAGLVGITAGTGDVSPIGAIIIGLVAGVLLVEAVTFIDRKVKLDDPVGAIAVHGVCGIWGTLAVGLFSTSTGLFYGGGVTQLGVQAIGVLAVTAWTVGSVSLFLYIVTRFTTIRVTKEEEISGLDFAEHGSAAYELRESVFSDNSSAPEFGTGLVHRLNNLGTPAKKVKTN from the coding sequence TTGAAGAAAAAAATCGGATTACTTGTTACTGGCGGATTACTAGTAAGTTCCACCGCACATGCCCAAGCACCAACAGTCGAAGGTTTAAGCGTTTCCCTTGATATGGTTTGGATTATGGTTGCTGCACTATTAGTATTTTTCATGCATGCAGGCTTCGCCATGGTGGAATCAGGATTCACAAGATCTAAAAACGCTCTGAATATCTTAATGAAAAATTTCTTGACGATTTCCATTGCGGCCATTCTATACTTGGCCTTAGGCTACGCGCTCATGTTCGGTAGCTCCATTGCAGGTTTTACCGGATTGGACGGATTTTTCTTAAGAGGTCACGAAGATCAAATTGGTTTCTTCGTATTCCAGGCAATGTTTGCAGCAACTTGTGCCACTATTATATCCGGCGCAGTTGCTGAACGCATGAAGCTCTCTAGCTATATCTTATTGACAGTTGCCATGACCGCTGTCATCTATCCAATTGTTGGTCATTGGATCTGGGGAGGCGGCTGGTTAGCAGAACTTGGATTCACTGATTTCGCAGGATCTACCGTCGTCCACCTTACTGGAGCACTCGGCGCCATTGTTGCCGTCAAATTCCTTGGTGCCCGTCTCGGAAAATACACGAACGGAAAAGTAAACGTTATTTCTGGGCATAACATTCCACTTGGCGCCCTAGGGGTATTCATTTTATGGTTCGGTTGGTTCGGATTTAACGGTGGTAGCACATTGGCGGCAGATCCATCCCTTATTCCACATGTCATCACCACTACTTTGTTATCTGCTTCCGCAGGAGTGTTGGCATCCGCTTTTTACACAAATCTACGTTACAAACGAATTGATGCATCACTAACGCTTAATGGTGCTTTGGCAGGGTTGGTGGGAATCACTGCTGGCACTGGTGATGTATCTCCGATCGGCGCGATTATTATCGGTCTGGTTGCAGGGGTTCTACTAGTAGAGGCCGTTACATTCATTGATCGAAAAGTGAAGCTTGACGACCCTGTCGGCGCAATAGCTGTGCACGGAGTTTGCGGGATTTGGGGAACACTTGCTGTCGGTCTATTTTCCACCTCCACTGGATTGTTTTACGGGGGCGGAGTCACTCAATTAGGCGTGCAGGCAATCGGCGTGCTTGCAGTTACTGCCTGGACGGTTGGATCTGTTAGCCTCTTCCTTTATATTGTTACAAGATTCACCACCATCCGTGTAACAAAGGAAGAAGAAATTTCAGGTCTCGATTTCGCAGAGCATGGTTCTGCAGCTTATGAATTAAGAGAGTCCGTATTCTCTGATAACAGCTCAGCACCTGAATTCGGTACAGGACTAGTACACCGACTCAACAACCTAGGAACCCCAGCAAAAAAAGTCAAAACCAATTAA
- a CDS encoding P-II family nitrogen regulator, which produces MKKVEAIIRPETFRALREKLEEVGINGLTVSEVAGCGQQKGQQGLFRGNTFEIKLLPKVKVEMVVEAEFVDEIVQIIQETCSSNTVGDGKIFIYPIEDAIRIRTGENGKLAIV; this is translated from the coding sequence ATGAAAAAAGTGGAAGCCATCATCAGACCGGAAACTTTCCGTGCTCTTCGTGAAAAGCTAGAGGAAGTCGGAATCAATGGATTGACGGTATCTGAAGTTGCTGGATGTGGACAACAAAAAGGACAACAAGGACTTTTCAGAGGTAACACCTTTGAAATTAAATTGCTTCCGAAAGTAAAGGTGGAAATGGTAGTGGAAGCTGAGTTTGTGGATGAGATTGTACAAATCATTCAAGAAACATGTTCAAGCAACACAGTTGGCGACGGAAAGATTTTCATCTATCCAATCGAAGATGCCATCAGGATTCGAACTGGAGAAAACGGAAAGCTCGCTATTGTTTAA
- a CDS encoding MATE family efflux transporter has protein sequence MKETNTKKLTLFALTWPIFIEVLLHMLMGNADILMLSQYSDDSVAAVGVANQILFMLIVMFGFIATGTTILVAQYLGAKNRGLAAEVTVVSIGANLLFSLAISIIVFLFSSKLLLMMDLPPELLSEADSYLKLVGVFSFIQALVITIGATIRSYGFTRDAMYVTIGMNIINVIGNYLFIFGPFGIPVLGVDGVAISTVVSRTLGLIVITILLFKRIEEPLPFRRMFKLPIEHLKNLLKIGIPSAGEHLSYNTSQIVITYFIVMMGTEALTTKVYTQSLMMFIFLFSLAISQGTQIMIGHQIGARQVEDAYKRCLKSLRLAILISIATAIPIAIFSDTLLGFFTTNPDIIALGGTLILFTVILEPGRSFNLVVINALRAAGDVKFPVYIGICSMWGVSVTVSYILGIHFGFGLVGVWIAMIMDEWLRGIIMLYRWRSRTWVSKSFIQKQEAS, from the coding sequence ATGAAAGAAACAAATACCAAAAAATTGACACTTTTCGCCTTAACTTGGCCAATTTTTATAGAAGTACTCTTGCACATGCTGATGGGGAATGCAGATATTCTGATGCTGAGTCAGTACTCAGATGACTCGGTGGCAGCAGTTGGTGTCGCAAATCAAATTCTATTCATGCTGATTGTTATGTTCGGCTTCATCGCAACGGGCACCACCATTCTTGTGGCTCAATACCTTGGAGCTAAAAATCGGGGGCTTGCTGCAGAAGTGACCGTCGTCTCCATTGGAGCCAACCTTCTATTTAGTCTCGCCATAAGTATCATCGTATTTCTGTTCAGCTCCAAACTTCTATTAATGATGGACCTTCCTCCTGAGCTCCTGTCTGAGGCAGATTCCTATTTGAAACTGGTGGGAGTATTCTCATTCATCCAGGCGCTGGTCATTACCATAGGCGCTACAATCAGAAGTTACGGATTCACCAGGGATGCCATGTACGTCACGATTGGAATGAATATCATCAATGTAATCGGCAACTATTTGTTCATTTTCGGTCCCTTCGGCATTCCGGTTCTTGGTGTGGACGGCGTGGCCATTTCCACGGTCGTAAGCCGTACATTAGGATTGATCGTCATTACAATCCTTCTATTCAAAAGAATAGAAGAGCCACTTCCTTTCAGGAGAATGTTTAAACTACCAATTGAACATCTGAAAAATCTATTGAAAATTGGCATTCCATCTGCTGGTGAACATTTATCCTATAACACCTCCCAGATTGTCATTACTTACTTCATCGTTATGATGGGTACAGAAGCCCTCACTACGAAAGTGTACACGCAAAGTCTGATGATGTTCATTTTCCTTTTCAGCCTTGCCATCAGTCAAGGGACACAGATAATGATTGGTCATCAAATTGGAGCCCGCCAAGTAGAGGATGCTTATAAACGTTGCCTTAAAAGTCTGCGACTTGCGATATTGATCTCTATCGCCACTGCAATACCTATCGCGATTTTCTCTGATACATTATTGGGATTCTTCACTACGAACCCTGACATTATCGCACTTGGTGGCACCTTGATTTTGTTTACAGTCATACTGGAACCAGGGCGCTCATTCAACCTGGTAGTTATCAATGCCTTGCGTGCTGCAGGAGATGTTAAATTTCCCGTTTACATCGGCATATGCTCGATGTGGGGTGTGAGTGTGACTGTCTCCTATATTCTTGGCATCCATTTCGGATTCGGGCTAGTCGGCGTATGGATTGCCATGATAATGGATGAATGGTTGCGCGGAATCATCATGCTTTACCGCTGGAGATCCCGTACTTGGGTCAGCAAATCATTTATACAAAAACAAGAAGCATCCTAA
- a CDS encoding helix-turn-helix domain-containing protein: protein MSMIAMSIPPFPTFIRGGEYTFYKGERHFSRVFTVFDLLYVKKGTLFMQEGKKRFEVTEGQYIILVPGERHEGYADCVEQTDYFWLHFVIPGNEYQMVEDKELDWSFVYIKEPTFTEVGHYQFHLPQFGEVNRREIVEQQLETLLNIRDGDAHVPDDYLRQQIQFSEFVVQLQKEAFSIPSATEKVCESAMKYIQENYKRPVNMSILKEELNYHPDYLTRCMQKTIGISPIQYLTHYRLNHAKRLLAETEYKVSAISREVGIEDVTYFSKLFKKVEGTTPMEYRRLVHRK, encoded by the coding sequence ATGTCAATGATAGCTATGTCCATACCGCCATTTCCAACCTTCATCAGGGGAGGGGAATATACTTTTTATAAAGGAGAACGTCATTTTTCCAGGGTGTTTACCGTTTTTGATTTGCTTTATGTGAAAAAAGGAACTTTATTCATGCAAGAGGGCAAGAAAAGATTTGAAGTTACCGAAGGCCAATATATTATTTTGGTACCGGGAGAAAGGCATGAGGGATATGCGGATTGTGTGGAACAAACGGATTACTTCTGGCTTCACTTTGTCATTCCGGGTAATGAGTATCAAATGGTGGAAGATAAGGAACTTGATTGGTCTTTTGTTTACATAAAGGAGCCGACGTTTACAGAGGTTGGGCACTATCAGTTTCACTTGCCGCAGTTTGGGGAAGTGAACCGCAGGGAGATTGTGGAGCAACAGTTAGAAACACTGTTAAATATACGTGATGGGGATGCCCATGTCCCTGATGACTATTTACGGCAGCAAATACAGTTTTCTGAGTTCGTCGTTCAGTTGCAAAAAGAAGCCTTTTCCATTCCGAGCGCAACGGAGAAGGTGTGTGAAAGTGCAATGAAATACATACAAGAGAATTATAAAAGGCCGGTTAATATGAGTATATTAAAAGAGGAGCTGAACTATCATCCGGATTATCTGACCCGCTGCATGCAAAAGACAATAGGAATCAGCCCCATTCAATATTTGACCCACTACCGACTGAACCACGCGAAACGCTTGCTGGCAGAAACGGAATATAAGGTCTCCGCCATTTCACGTGAGGTGGGTATTGAAGATGTTACCTACTTTTCAAAGCTGTTTAAAAAGGTGGAGGGGACGACGCCCATGGAATATAGAAGATTGGTGCATAGGAAGTGA
- a CDS encoding alpha-glycosidase: protein MLKEAIFHRPKNNFAYAYNETTLHIRLQTKKNDVEAVELIHGDPYVWEKGEWVSERKVMDKSGSDEFYDYWIAEVSPEFRRLRYGFALTSGEEELIYNEKGFYEDEPKDCGLYFCFPFLNKADVFQAPAWAKDTIWYQIFPERFGNGNKENDPEGALPWGSTEPSTTNFFGGDFEGVIEHIDHLVDLGITGIYFTPIFKAHSNHKYDTIDYMEIDPQFGTKETFKKLVEVCHDHGIKVMLDAVFNHSGYFWAPFQDVLKNGEKSKYKDWFHIWDFPVVTKPKPNYDAFAFVSDMPKLNTENPEVKDYLLEVGRYWVREFDIDGWRLDVANEVDHQFWRDFRQAVKKEKEDVYILGEIWHDSMPWLQGDQFDAVMNYPFTTATLDYLAKNKTKASEFANSISKVMHSYPVNVNEVAFNLLGSHDTPRILTICEEDKNKLKLLFLFQLSFIGAPCIYYGDEFSMTGDQDPGCRKCMIWEEDKQDRDMFEFVKKLIDLRKKIPAFGNHGDIRFIEASDETNHVVYEKVSGTIGERIIFVINNSDKDLVVTLPDGVKGKVLRDLWSGEEFAAEAETLQAKLPAYGFQILTY, encoded by the coding sequence ATGCTTAAGGAAGCAATATTCCATCGTCCCAAGAATAACTTTGCGTACGCGTATAATGAAACGACTCTACATATCCGTTTGCAAACAAAGAAAAATGATGTGGAAGCTGTAGAATTGATACACGGCGATCCATATGTTTGGGAGAAAGGCGAATGGGTTTCAGAAAGGAAAGTCATGGATAAATCCGGATCGGATGAATTCTATGATTACTGGATTGCAGAAGTTTCACCTGAATTCAGACGACTACGTTATGGGTTTGCCTTAACATCAGGCGAAGAAGAATTGATTTATAATGAAAAAGGATTTTATGAAGATGAACCTAAAGATTGCGGTCTCTACTTTTGCTTTCCCTTTCTAAATAAAGCGGATGTGTTCCAAGCACCTGCTTGGGCAAAGGATACAATCTGGTATCAAATTTTCCCTGAACGCTTCGGAAACGGCAATAAAGAAAACGATCCGGAAGGCGCACTTCCTTGGGGAAGCACGGAACCTTCTACCACTAATTTTTTTGGTGGTGACTTTGAAGGCGTCATAGAGCATATCGATCATTTAGTTGACCTTGGCATCACCGGTATTTATTTCACACCGATATTCAAGGCTCACTCCAACCATAAATACGATACGATTGACTATATGGAGATCGACCCTCAATTCGGCACAAAAGAAACATTCAAAAAGCTTGTGGAAGTATGTCATGATCACGGTATCAAAGTCATGCTAGATGCTGTTTTCAATCATAGCGGCTATTTCTGGGCTCCATTCCAAGATGTTTTGAAAAATGGGGAGAAATCAAAATATAAAGATTGGTTCCATATCTGGGATTTCCCTGTGGTGACAAAGCCAAAACCGAATTATGATGCATTCGCTTTTGTTTCCGATATGCCTAAACTCAATACGGAGAATCCCGAGGTCAAGGATTATTTACTAGAAGTTGGCCGCTATTGGGTACGTGAGTTTGACATCGATGGCTGGAGATTGGATGTTGCCAATGAAGTCGACCATCAGTTCTGGAGAGATTTCCGTCAGGCTGTGAAAAAAGAAAAAGAAGATGTTTACATCCTGGGTGAAATATGGCACGACTCCATGCCATGGCTTCAAGGAGATCAATTCGATGCAGTGATGAACTATCCATTTACAACTGCAACACTTGACTATTTGGCTAAGAATAAAACAAAGGCTTCAGAGTTTGCTAATTCGATTTCAAAAGTAATGCACTCCTACCCTGTAAATGTGAATGAAGTTGCCTTCAATTTATTAGGTAGCCATGATACTCCACGTATTCTAACTATTTGTGAAGAAGACAAAAACAAATTGAAATTGTTGTTTCTATTCCAACTTTCCTTCATCGGAGCTCCGTGCATCTATTACGGAGATGAATTTAGCATGACTGGTGATCAGGATCCTGGTTGCCGTAAGTGCATGATTTGGGAGGAAGACAAGCAGGATCGTGACATGTTTGAATTTGTGAAGAAATTGATCGATCTCCGGAAAAAGATTCCTGCCTTTGGTAATCATGGGGATATTCGTTTCATCGAAGCAAGTGATGAAACAAACCATGTGGTGTATGAAAAGGTTTCCGGTACCATTGGGGAAAGAATCATTTTTGTAATCAATAATAGCGACAAGGACTTGGTTGTAACGCTACCGGATGGTGTGAAAGGCAAGGTATTGCGCGATTTGTGGAGCGGAGAAGAGTTTGCTGCAGAAGCTGAAACTTTACAAGCAAAGCTTCCGGCTTATGGGTTTCAAATTTTGACTTACTGA
- a CDS encoding extracellular solute-binding protein, with the protein MKKFLAMLMVAVLTLGVLAACGPQRETGNEGGNTGAEGEGTTTEGVDKPESLTVWVNDDEKQRAALDEIFAAYTEETGIEVKATGISMLDQVEALALDGPAGKGPDVFFGPHDRLGDIVLRGLADPIDLGEDASLYSETAINAVTIDGEAYGVPQVIETYGMFYNKDLVSAEEIATMEGLMTVAEEQTDASQDKYGFLMEATNFYFIYPFFAGNGGYVFNNDGSGFDASDIGLANEGAVEGGELVQSWFDNGYIPKEINGDIMSGLFTDGKVATVLTGPWNIATYRDALGDKLGTATLPKLDNGDVPKSFVGVKAWMLSSYSENQEWAIDLMKFITNYDNAMKYYQAAGEMPALQEALDSEEIANDEIIGAFAEQTQYGEPMPNIPQMQQVWDPMGSALQFIANGDDVGEVLEEAVQTIEDNIAASGAQ; encoded by the coding sequence ATGAAAAAATTCCTAGCAATGTTAATGGTTGCCGTTTTAACTTTAGGCGTCCTGGCTGCATGTGGTCCACAACGTGAGACAGGCAATGAAGGTGGCAACACTGGTGCTGAAGGCGAAGGTACTACAACTGAGGGTGTAGATAAGCCAGAAAGCCTTACAGTATGGGTAAATGATGATGAGAAACAAAGAGCGGCACTAGATGAAATCTTTGCAGCTTATACAGAAGAAACTGGTATTGAAGTTAAAGCGACTGGTATCTCCATGTTGGATCAAGTAGAAGCTCTTGCTCTTGATGGCCCTGCTGGAAAAGGTCCAGATGTATTCTTCGGTCCACATGACCGACTTGGTGATATCGTACTTCGTGGTCTTGCAGATCCAATCGACTTAGGGGAAGATGCTTCTCTTTACAGCGAAACAGCAATCAATGCAGTAACAATTGATGGTGAAGCATATGGAGTACCACAAGTTATCGAAACTTACGGTATGTTCTACAATAAAGATCTTGTATCTGCTGAAGAAATTGCAACTATGGAAGGTCTTATGACAGTTGCTGAAGAGCAAACAGATGCTAGTCAAGATAAATATGGATTCTTGATGGAAGCTACTAACTTCTATTTCATCTATCCTTTCTTTGCTGGTAATGGCGGATATGTTTTCAATAACGATGGTTCTGGTTTTGATGCTTCTGACATCGGTCTTGCTAACGAAGGCGCTGTTGAAGGTGGAGAACTTGTACAATCTTGGTTCGACAATGGATACATCCCTAAAGAAATCAATGGCGATATCATGAGTGGATTATTCACTGATGGCAAAGTTGCAACTGTTCTTACAGGTCCTTGGAACATCGCTACTTACAGAGATGCTTTGGGTGACAAATTGGGTACAGCTACACTTCCGAAACTGGATAATGGAGACGTTCCTAAGTCTTTCGTTGGGGTAAAAGCTTGGATGTTAAGCTCATACTCTGAGAATCAGGAGTGGGCAATCGACTTAATGAAATTCATTACAAACTATGACAATGCTATGAAATACTATCAAGCTGCTGGTGAAATGCCTGCACTTCAAGAAGCATTAGATAGCGAAGAAATTGCTAACGATGAAATCATCGGTGCATTCGCTGAGCAAACTCAATATGGTGAGCCAATGCCAAACATTCCACAAATGCAACAAGTTTGGGATCCTATGGGTAGCGCTCTTCAATTCATCGCTAACGGAGACGATGTTGGTGAAGTATTAGAAGAAGCGGTTCAAACAATCGAAGATAATATTGCAGCAAGTGGAGCTCAATAA